A stretch of DNA from Danaus plexippus chromosome 31, MEX_DaPlex, whole genome shotgun sequence:
AGGGGAAGAACTTATATGTGAATCGACAGATTGTAAAGTACTTAAAACACTtattccatattaaaataatatagtgtattttttttagattgaatattaattgaaaaattgtatactatataaaaattgtatatatattaatagtattttaggAGTTTCCTGAAATACCAATAAATGTAActtgaaagaaaatgaaaattatataaatatgtgatgCTTTcctatttgaaataaagttatatcaaaaaattattctaataagaatatttcgatcaaatttcatattttttaagacgaATGATAAACGATAATGCCTATgtcaacatttatttgttttgacttTAAACATTAAGGTTAGACCAAGTGAAAACAAGAAAGTTAGAAAACTTTGCACCGatcgtataaattttattatttatataattaattacttaaattagatttaatatggatcttattaaaaatctagAGCAtgaaattttagaattaagagaaaagttaaaaataaaagaagaagAATTGAGAGAAGCGAAGCgaaatataaactttgtaaGTAATCTCCTtcattatcttaattaaaatcgttATTAGAACTATTTGTttcacgacactggcagaatatactgtgcacgtctttgcgcGGATGGAGgccacatttaaaacaaccaaccaactATTTATCTGACTTTAAAGAGCTATAAACGAACATAAAaagtactataataatattttattatacaaaaaaagttatattaatttcttataatgtttacgtaatatcaataaagtaaaaattaatatcgagACAGatgttattaacatttattaaaattgaattatataaatacctttATTACGAaagaataattgaaatttaataataccaaGTCGTTTCATGATTGTAGTCCCCGCAAATTATATTACGGTTAGTAATTCAGATATAAACAGTATTAATTTCTTCGCtttaatatagtttcatatattattacgaAAAAAGTGTACAAAAATTCAGTCTTATACTGCCTGTTAAATGTGACTATAAGATTATaactagaaaattattaatatgttttgataaaattgcCGGTAAATCCGTCTGGTATTTATGGTGTTGTAATGAGTTATGTATCAATCAAGAAATTCTAGATTCTTAAACACTTTCCAGACGGACAAATCAGACGATGATGTCGTTGGAACGAAATCCAATATAAGTATTGGTAAATTACCAAAGTGGGCGATAGAAAGGTTAGtcggtttatttaattatattatagttgttTTCCGAAGTGGGCCATAACACCCACTTGTGGGCGCTGCAGGCCTGGAGGCGGTAAGAGACCAAGAAAAAAATGAGGGCGTTGCGTATTGGCCTGggtgatttttaatatcatttagctGGGGTAAGTTGTAGTGGTTTTACAGTGGGTGAAAAAATTGCGacctcataaaaataattaattcccAAAGTGAACGGGAGATATAAGTTTGAGAATCTCTGGCTTACAGGCAGAAACTTCATATATATCTGAACGAATGTTTTgaaatgtaagaaaaattaattaagagcTTAACTTCTTGTTGTAttctaaaaactatattaaattcgtaGTATGTATTTTGCTAAGAAGCAAGACTGTGACCGAACCTAATATGAGGTGATCTGCCCACCTTATACTTGACATATTGTCTAACACCGAGCAAGTATAACTTATACATAAGatgtataaaaagaaaagtagTATGAAATTCTTCTTCCTATAGATACAGTCGTCAGATACTCTTACCGGATATCGGAGTGTCAGGTCAGGAACGACTCATGTCCTCGAGGGTGCTGATCGTTGGAGCTGGGGGCCTCGGCTGCCCTGCCAGCATTTACTTGGCTGGGGCTGGGattggtaatatatatatatgtaaatatatatgttttagtatattattaagGACTTTCTATTGGAATATTGCATCATCAATTTGAGATCTatactttgtatataaatttatataaaactatgtattaataaaaataattactgttttgatacatatttctatattttatcaacattttgataatatacgatatatttctggtaaaaataaatttatattgaatctaTCATGTGGGTAGTTCTCATGAAATCCTGAAGAGACgagacgagacgaaacctctcagcattccatggattcaccgtgcgggtgccgggtccatcgttgcagggagaggagcttcaacagtgcctgggactcgCGACCCAGGTGGAGGTTTACGGCCCCTATCTGACGTGTTAAATGCTCACTttcaccgtccaagctcctctctttatctattaattatatatatataatctctaaaaacccaaaaaaaaaatttgccaCAGCCATGTTAATATCGGTAAGTCTTAAAAGTTTGTTaggttttttgaaattaaaaacaagattTTCGGGATCTCATGACAATTGCCCACATGTATGGACGCcagaatattgttttgtaattgtaTTTGATTGAGCAACGTTTGGTTTAGGAGAAATAGGCATAGTTGATTATGACACGGTGGACATTACAAACATACACCGACAGATACTGCACACTGAGGGTGACAGGTGCAGGAATAAGGCCGTCTCTGCAGCTGACAGTTTGAAAAGGTGTATTACTGtacaattatgtattttactaaaacattATGAAACCTACTGTCCCAAGACTAACCGTAAATATGCCTAACTCACACATTTCTCttgaaaattcaattttttaatgaaaaatcattaaaagcATTGTCATTGCTTGATCCAAAATCAAAAACGAGTGACGTGTGACCTGAgcgctttttaatattacgtcATTTAGACTTTGAttgtatatatcggatttattacgaattcattattttaaagacaggacgccagcctcgctgacgtcactaatgtcactcgTTTctgtacgttccagatattttaaaatggaacttcaattcttctaaatgttcttgtgtttctcgaaggttcttcataatcacattcttttatagaaaatttgtcAGTTGAAAATGATGAATTAGACGTATTTCCTATAAATTCTATCGAATAAATTTCAGAATGAATTCCAATATTAAAGTTACTCCATACACGATTGAATTCAAACCTGAGAACGCGGTTCAAATCGCCTCAAACTACGATTTGATAGTCGACTGCACCGACAACGTGCCCACGAGGTACATGTTGAGTGACCTGAGCGTTATAACGAAGGTAGTTTGATGTTTAGTGTGAAATAATTACTGATATAAGTTGGAGAGTTTGTCGCTTGATTgccgttatatttaaaaattactgaacagattttaatgtaactcATACATAATAACTCATAGTATATAATGTGTCCTTCAGTCCGTGTAGTTTCCGGAACGCTTCGTGACAGTTGTATTGTGTGAAGTAACGAGACACaggcgatagatggcgctgactgTTGgctcacatatatatgtttatactttattcGTTTTTCTTTGAATCCTAGGGAGTAACACAAagtaactatttattactatatatatatatatattgttttgtgcATATAACATATGCtacgttaaaaataactacGGAATAGAGTAAGAAATATGTTCTGTGTATATTTTAGGTACCACTGATATCTGGCAGTGCTTTGAAGATGGAGGGTCAGCTTACTGTATACGGCTACAGACGAAGTAGAAATGAaaaggtaaatatatatatatggaagtttctttatgtgtgtatgtaacTACTAAAATCTACTTGTTTCTGTCGGATGTGATGTATTTTAGCCTGACATGGACTATTGACGATCAGAGTgcaatcattattaatattatgagtcatatatatgataaaattatatatgtatatatatattattagaaacgAGATCgcaattattgaatttttaagaaataatattcgataaaatttcaatattaattccaTAATTCACACAAAACtagacatatatttaatattagattaataactttcaactttcAACTGAATATAACGTGAAAGAAAGATTTGAACACAGAAAATCTACTATCAATTATTCTGTCAGCACTGAGTCCTGATCTCTTGACAACTGCTTGTGTGGTTCGCCCCTCTCCTACCCTCGTATACctacaatgtatatataatcttgTTCGTCACGTCGTCGAACAGTCCTCTGGTCCGTGCTACCGCTGTCTGTTCCCCACTCCTCCCCCAGCTGCAGCTGTTGGCAGCTGTTCTGCTAATGGCGTCGCCGGACCTGTGCCAGGAGCTATAggtaacatacatacatatatctttgTATAAGCAGATGAATTCTCACCGTCAGTTTTGACCGCCCTTGAacagctttataatattattaagtacaaagattttttaaatataattcacaatAATATATCTCATACATTATGATAACACATAGTGCCCATGTGCCCTTAGTCCGAGTTCCTAATATTATATGGAGTGCGTAGTAAAGAGACACAGGcgacagatggcgctgaccTCTGATAACAATCCGAACACAATTTCATagacagaaaatataaaaacgctCGCCAGCGCCGGGAGTGCGGAGTTATttcgtgttttattaaaatagtgcTTCAGGAGCCCTACAGGCTTTGGAGGCCATCAAACTGTTGGTTGGACGCGACCGCGAGGACTTGTTGGTCGGCAGAATGCTGATATTAGACGGAGAGGACACGACCTTTAGGACCGGTGAGTAGAGGAAGTAGGGGACTCGTAGCTGAGGAGTAGGGGATCGTCTcaaaggaaattaaattattttcacctATCTTTATGTTTTTGGTGAATATTGATATATGAGTGAATTGACACGAAGTATATTGTCGTCTTTGTAGTTGTGGGACAGTTTTATGTCATGTCTAGTCAATACACGTTCTGTATCAATAGCTTTGTATGAGAACGATAGATAAATAAGATGGATGcaaattgctttaaatttattatcctctgacataattattaaaagtaatatatttgttcagaGTAAAATATGTCATTGTCGATAAACATTAACTGCTACAACGACAGTTAGTTTTGCGATATGAACCCGTTCTTAGGGTAGCATGCAGTCATCGGTCCCGTAaaagtgttataatttatatttttagtcaaaTTACGTCCCAAAAACCCCAAATGCGAGTCGTGCTCGGATCAGCCTAAAATCAAACAATTGACGAACTACGAGGTCCTCTGTAAAATGCAGTCCAAAGAGAAGGtagtttgaaataactttaagaaatatctacaaagaaattaatttagtataaaaaatatttttatattaatatgaattattaattgctatttagttatataaagtGCGATGAATGTCTGTGATGTTTGTAGATCTGtgagtgaaatttataaaagcgcCCTCCATCGGTAAAATCACATAACTATTCCTTCAAACCCCTTAACACCAACAAGTCGCGCCACTTTCTTTTTTTACACTGGAGTCAAAACTCTTTAGAATAACTTACCAgtactaatgagatctaagatctTCGCAAGTATTCAATGGAatgaagctaatatttttcggattactacgcgttttgaATTACGAGATGACGTCTCGTctggccgtgatcacggttgccgcaaagtaaccgaaacctcGGGAGTGTGCTgtcaaaaataactataaacgCGTTGTAAATCCGAAAACTATAAGTTTCATGACTAAGTAGCGCTGAactaagaaatatattgactTTCGCGTTTTTAGAATAACCTCATCTGTTGACAGACacaggaaattaaaatttttatttaattcaaacgcCTCTAGAAGTTACTTACCAATCGTACAAAGAGcaatttgtttcatatttaccTTAAGCGAAACAAAGTTTGTCCAACAAATCTGCGCACAGAAGCGATCTTTTACACTATTTAATCTATGCTCCCACATTTTTAACCTTAACAGGACTTGGAGCTCGACATTCTGCCAAAATCTCACCGGATATCCGCCACAGAGTTATCAAACTCGCTCGTtgaacagcgccatctattgatAGACGTGCGGAGTGAGGCGGAGTATAGCATGTGCCATTTGGAAGATTCCGTAAACTATCCCCTGGAACAGTTACACGGGGAAAGATTTGATGTAttagttgaaaatataaaaaataatgagaatgGTGAGGctaaggaaaatattataaaatataacctcaATGTTATGTTTATGCTTCGCAAGAAAACTACtatatacatgaaaaatatttttattgttagttatatatgtatatatatttcagtaataTTCGTATGCAGACGAGGTAACGATTCCCAAATAGCAGCGGATATGGTATTAAAAGCATTTCCGGATGCTAAGGTCAAAGACCTCTCTGGTGGACTCCACGCCTGGGCCGAGCAAGTCGACAGGGAATTCCCCGTTTATTAGTGTTGCCagattataattgttataataaaaatattaatattaaaaaatattaatgtaatttttgttttatttccgtAATAATAATGCGATTTATGCAtagaaatattcttatttttctttgatttcggtagaaaatatatttatcttattgaTGTAAGTGCACAGTAaaggataataaaattacgttgaatctatatattatattttatggataTGTCTTCTAAGTCGAATCTCAGGTCGACTTTCTCATGCCTGTAGTCTCCTTTCGGTTGGTTTTTCAAAAGACTCTTAGCTTTGGCTCGGTGACTTTTATCTGTGTGACATCCGATGACAATTGACActggaattataataataaaccatTGAAAACTATCTAATTATTGTTGTTCTaggctaaatatatatatatacatatatatgtcggagtagaTAGAACTTCCTCGTTTTTaaagagtgacgtcaccaATGACTTAATTCTTATGTCGAAAGCACTGTCATTTTCAAGAAGAGTGAtgtcagcataactgacgtcaccgaTGACTATTTTCTTGATGTCGTCAGAAGGTAACCTCGTAGACGGTCAAATGGGTCCCTTACTTCGACGACGTCCGtaccctgcaacggctcgagcgagactaTCTGTGATCTGTACTCTCGCCTCTATATATACCAACAGAcactcattgttgtgactacacttgcaCAGGTGATTACGcgggtgacacctgataatttttattaccctcaatttttacttattcaaataataagaatatacaataaactcctttattccattcgacaaactccttcgtgtttcCTACACACAGtactcaaaattataattagtccgacaaataaaaacgtcgaCATTGGCGGAACATTTTACGATTCCAgggcgaatgaagccatagttaaaataaagtatgtaataaaattactgcatataatatattaaaacataatattttatataaaggtataagaacattaatattgttattggaTTTTCTGCACGTTTTCCGTCTGTCTTTCACATCGAAGATCGTTATTTGGACGATACGACTTGTTGTTTAACaaagttatgataaaataacaaaattaatcgaATAATAAGTCCttttcaattttcaattttaagaaCTTTCACTggttattctttattaatctGACGgttatgcaaaaaaatattacttactgCCGCCATGTTCCGCCATCTTTATCCATAatgagtataaattaaataatgaagttATGTCAAAACGGATACAGTATTTTGcgaaaatttacttttaatatttaaaaacgagTTTACGTACAAGTGTtgcaagttaaataaaataagctcGATAGAAACaatgacattattttgttttgaatgtcTGTATAAAACGTAACGAAGGAGTCCCCCGTATGTTTTAGATTCACAAATTATCCCAGTAGGTGGCGCTGTCTGTTtctaggttatttaaaatgaaagtcCTGCGACGTAGGTTACTATATGTGGTGTTTtaacacaatttatatatcaaactgAACACAACTCTAATGTTCAAGAAGACGAGTCGAGAGTCGAAACTAgtcttaaacataaaaatttacacaggatattaaataatctagaTATGTACGCTTCGTTctcgttatttaaaaaatagtttctgtTCTGCTCTTCTTGTAAAATTGGTATCTATTTCACACAGTTATTCGTTTGATCTGATTCTCAAGGcggtattaattttaaaaaactctaCTTCAAGTTTGTTTCGCCACACTAAATACgtagaaagtttttttttcatttaaaagccTCACAAAtaccgtatatatatatatgtagatattatatatatatatatagtcctGGTGGCCTGGATATTAAAGACTCGCCTCTCATGCACTacgagggcgcgggttcgaaacctggcaagtgatcttttccgagttatatgtactttctaagagtatttagacaacactgacagacggtgaaggtaAACATCGtaaggaaacctggtcttatcatcaaattataagtttgaaatcgccaatcagCCTCGAGCGAGCGTGGTGGTTAATGCTCttaccttctccatgtgagaagaggcctttgctcagcagtgggctccgataggctgatgatgatatatatataggaataaTTACATACAACCTAATCCAGTCCTCTAAATAATGTTGAAGCAGAAATATTTCgcactaatttatttattaatttagctGTTCATTGTATCGATTTAATTTTGTCTACAACGTGAGTGACCAGAGCATCACTATTTATGAGAAAGTGCTTGTGTTGAACACCGTCCCCTTCTATTGGATTTAACAAAaccacttatattttaattaatttaataaaatcaatatcaatatttaaattattagtttctttattttcgTAACAAAATACtcacttattaataatacgaTGTAGATGGACATGTTTTGACTAACGGAAAAACGAAtgcaaagtttttaattaaatgcatgaaaatttttaataacaaaaatcacattaaatcagtgataaagatttaaatgaaactagtattattcggatatactgcgcggattttttatttaaaaaactacataatcccgacgtttctctgcccgtgatcacggttgctgcaaagtaaccgaaacgtcgggattatgtagtttttaaataataaaatcagcgTAGTAtttccgaataacactagtttcatttaaatgaataaaactcgcgaaaatcttagatctcatcagtGATAAAGATTGTGACtcgcataaaaaaattgctgaatctatttctacaaaacttatgttatattaaatattaattttatatgttcctATTATTATGTCGTCTCGAATATTTTCTGATACTTCCCGTGATAGTATCAACGCAAAACTCAAtactgtctgtctgttcgacAACACGAACTCGTggtcatattaattatttatagtaatttaaatttaatttaatgtaattgatattttaaatgtatgtgacggttttttatgtatttaagttCAAAAATCTTGTTTCttgtttgtataatatatgggAGTATGATCCTAGAATGTagttataactatatttacattacattcaGCTTGTTACAGCTTTTATGtggaaagtaattaaaatcttgATAACGTGAAggggaattatattttagaccGTAAATTAAGTAATAGTAATTACATTACTTTTAAGATATCTTCTTTTGTAACAAGTTAGTTTTGATGCAAATTAATTTGCGACCACCAGCCACGGGCTGTTTGTGAATtgcgagaaataaaaaaagccaATAATTTAGAAGCAAACAAAATCAAAAGGGATGACTCACGTATTTTATTGTGGTCAAACGACTAGACCCGTTGCTCTTAATTGGACAAACACTTGATAAAGAGAAAGTTATACAATTTTCgactttaatacattaatataaggtTCAAtggcaatttatttatattgagcATTTAGTTTGTAATACGTCCTATCCCTTTATTCCTGAGAGCTCGCTGATTGGTTGATTTTTTCGTTGCGCGCGCAACGTACGTCCTAATCAAAACAAATGTATACGACATATCGCTGGTTTGTTTCGCTTCTATGATTAGTTTGTTGTTTGAAACCGTCGTTGTATgtctaaaatctttttttatctcCTATTACGGTTAAAAGGGTTTTTCGCGAATACCTTCCCTGATGGTTCAGGGGATGTACGTCCGTGTCAGTCCAAATGCAATAATTGCCAATTGCTACAGTCTCAATGGCTTAACAGGACGTGGTTCGTGATTTTGAGTGCACAAaacgtgttttaaaatatattaaaatcgaaatgcaataatacatataaatacaagtGATTTAATGTTAGTCTAACGTTGATTCATagctttgttttaaataaaataaatgagaattaaaaatagataataacTTCCGTGTAACGTTATGTGAATCACAGCTAATAGAAAGGAAAAGCGTAAAACTATCCTCAAGATGTTTCACAAAACggataatatatagaataatcaatcataaaaattaacgaAAAACTATGAGACAtacttgaataataaatatataaaacaaaatggcgaaaaTCGGGAGAGTTTTGGCAACTATAAAGGCGGTTATAACTAGGCTCGTGTTCGCGTGCCACGGGATCATAGCTATTTGGCAGGTCACCTTTTTCAAAGACAACATGGAGTACTGGTACTTGGCTTCGCCGATCCTCCTGCTGATAGTGGAAGGAGTGTTCACCCTCACTATCAAGGAAAATCAGGAATGGAAATGGTAGGTACCGGTTTTGGTGGTAATGTCAGCGGCTGTTGGGTACAGCGTGTGCTTGTGCAATAGCTCATTTTGAAGCGAGCTGTATGGCAGCTCATTTGCTGTAACGactgaaatgtttattaagttACAGAAACGAAACTTTTTCCTGTCGATGGACTGGACTGTATATTTCTATAGAGaaaagttaaaagtttttaaataatttatctgaGAATTTGATAATACAGACTATAACAGGCGAAAATaagcatataatatatattatatattattataaaggaattaaaattttattatttcgatGCAAGTTGTCTCTGGTATTTACTATTGACCCTAAATTAGGGCGCGGGTTTGACGCGTTCCGGAACTGCCATTAGTTGGCACAATATGCCTATTAGTGGCATCGTGAGAAATAAAAAGGGCTCTCCTTATATTTCGAGGGCTGTATAACGAATATCAGCACGAAggttccatattaaataaacaaatttttaaagtatatatgtttGATAGGAAATATAAACGTTGcgtgtttaaattttagtgtACGTATTTATACTGAATTctcaatttaattcaatagttgaggtctttttaatttttctcataaaaaattaacaaaatttttacggTTGtgatttaaagattattttataaatactttgggagtataaaaatcttgttataatgtacatattgaGGGAACAAattctttatgaaaatatttaacaaataaaaaccaattataatttatactttgtaaaattaatacaagttTGAATACCTACACTACATACTAAGCGTAGCACGTTTCTTTTAACCTACGTTCATACTATGTGAGAAGTTATAACAAAACTCGTTACAAGCGTAActcactatttatataattttaatcacattAATTTTTCAGAACCATTATTCAAGACTTCATTGAAATCTTACCGTGTTTGAGCGGACACAGCTTTGATAGAATTAACTTAGATTGAAGTCACGCGACTTGATTAGAATGAGTGTTGTAACTTATAACTTACAGTTTAACAGTTTCCGTTTGAAAGTTATCGAAGTTGAAAAAGATCAACATAGTACAtacgattataatttttcattattcagTATCTTTTtagtttaacttttataaaatacccgTGATAATATCAATGTCGGCTAATATACACTAGCTGTAACCGCGACTTCGTctgtagttataatttatattaatgaaagtatattaaatttcttatacaaGTTACTTGAAACGCCAGAAAAAAGATGAATAAATGTGGCAAGTTTTCAAGTTACGCATTTCTAACGTGTTCAGTGAAAAActgcttattttaaattacaaactgacaataaatctatattaattttaacatataatcaCTTATCTCTCTGCTCCATTCTCTGTATTGTAATATTGTATCAACGACATCTTTAGCGTCAAGTGTCAGATGTCAGTGTCAAAGGAGGTCATAGTTTGCGTAAAaccgtttttaaaataaaaaaaaacaaagccataaaaaatgtaattaataataatatgttgatTTTCATGTCCGTTTATtaggatattaatatataataattttgaacatatacaaaaaaaaaattacgttatttttatactgaactttatttattaaataacaagagttatttataatttaagcaattttattgaaataaacatatttcggtttaaaaattaatttatatgatttttaattatattatttaaccaaTAGGTTTATTGTCAAATGAGAAgacataaatatgtttctaaCTAAACAAAAGCAATGTATAcaacttgtattttattacaagaataaagaaaattctattctattctgtCCTATTtacgttaataatttattttttacattaaatacagttttctttgtattcgtataaatattattttaagtctttTCTATAgcttattgatattttatttactcggtataatagcatttttatgttcaatactaaataataataaaattatttgtgttatacctatataacaagataaattttatagttttcaaacaaCGTGAGTGTGACCTGGGTCAATTTGTTAGAGACCTTGACAGCAAATTGACATTAAGTCTTTTGTCAACGATCGTCGAGGCATAACGGCGTCTCTATTACGTATAAAGAAAGGGTTTTAAATCCTTATTTTGTAATTCGGGGATTATCAAAAAAGTCTCATCATTAAAGTATggctgttatatataaaaattataacgttattttaggtattgttgaaataaaattcgtttttctgtattttattgaTGGTTTTAATAGGGTTGGAACGATTTTGATAATGCTACCTATTTAGGGAgttactttttttgttatgtctAGGAGAGTCCGTATAATCTCACCGGAGAATCGTTCCTATAAATCATTGACAACAATCGCATGCCTTAATCATGAAACAAAAGGCTTGCCTATTCCTATTTATTACTATGATTTGACGTTTCCAATTTGAATCAAAAGAAATCTTTTCgacttattgtttatattaattgaatgcCAATAAAAAGGCGGGCAAAAGTatgttctaaaataatattaatttagcgattaatatgtatttatgtgtatACTCAATATGGACGTTTCCGCTTGTTCTTCTTGTtttcgtttctttttttattttgtctgaCAGCATCGAAATCAGTTTTATATGACAGATACGACAGCTAAAGCTCTCTACaaactaaaagacttgggcctgtccagaactaacatcaattcattctcagaacgtacttcgaaggcagctctAGTAGGCTTGTTTCAAAAAttagttaggtagagagaggagctcggacggtggaggtgagcgttgaacgcgttagataggggccccttaagctacacctgggtcgcgagatccaggcactgttgaagctcctctccctgaatggacccggcgcccgcacggtgaatcttaaaaaataaaatgcattctATGTTTTTGTGCAATGTTATATCGAACCGCGAATCGAATTgagagttaaaaataaataagcaatGTATTTTTCG
This window harbors:
- the LOC116778288 gene encoding adenylyltransferase and sulfurtransferase MOCS3, yielding MDLIKNLEHEILELREKLKIKEEELREAKRNINFTDKSDDDVVGTKSNISIGKLPKWAIERYSRQILLPDIGVSGQERLMSSRVLIVGAGGLGCPASIYLAGAGIGEIGIVDYDTVDITNIHRQILHTEGDRCRNKAVSAADSLKRMNSNIKVTPYTIEFKPENAVQIASNYDLIVDCTDNVPTRYMLSDLSVITKVPLISGSALKMEGQLTVYGYRRSRNEKSSGPCYRCLFPTPPPAAAVGSCSANGVAGPVPGAIGALQALEAIKLLVGRDREDLLVGRMLILDGEDTTFRTVKLRPKNPKCESCSDQPKIKQLTNYEVLCKMQSKEKDLELDILPKSHRISATELSNSLVEQRHLLIDVRSEAEYSMCHLEDSVNYPLEQLHGERFDVLVENIKNNENVIFVCRRGNDSQIAADMVLKAFPDAKVKDLSGGLHAWAEQVDREFPVY